CACGGCAGCGAACGCCCCTTTCAATGGCGGCGCAAAGCGCACCGAGGGCATTGCCTCAACCCGGCGCACGCAGACGCGTACCGTGCCGTGCTCCGGGATCGCGTCGCGCGCATTGACCGCGAGGTTGATCAGCGCGGTGTCCAGCTGTGTCTTGTCCAGCAGCACATGCAGCGGCTCGTCGGGAAGCTCAAGCTCCAGCCCGACCCGGCCGCCGAGCAGAGTGCGGATGATATCGCCCAATCGTTCCACACCGTTGCCCAGCTCGAACACCTGCGGTGACAACGTCTGCCTGCGCGAGAAGGAAAGCAGGTGAGACACCAGGCTGGTCGCGCGATCAGCTGCCGCGCCGATGGCCTCGATATGCCGGCGCTGCCGCTCGTCGCGGGGAATGCCATAGCGCAGCATGTCCACCGAGCCGCTGATGACCTGCAGCAGGTTGTTGAAGTCGTGGGCCACGCCACCGGTCAACTGGCCGATCGCTTCCAGCTTCTGCGATTGGCGCAACTGCTCGCGCGCCCGGACCAGCTCGGCATGCGCCTGCCGTGCCTCCTCGCTGATGGCCTCGACTTGGCGCGAATGCTCGTTGCGCTCGGAAACGAACTCGGTCTGGTCACTGACCACGCACAGGATGCCCCCGACGGTGCCATCGGCCACGCGGATGGGGGAGTACGAGAATGTCCAGAATGTCTCCCGTCTCGTGCCGTCGCGGTCCATGAAGACGCGCAGGTTGCGGAAGCTGCGATGGGTGCCGGCCATGGCGTCGGCAATCGCGCCGCCCAGTTCGTCCCACACGTCATGCCAGACGATCCTGACCGGGGTGGCCATCGCGCCCGCCAGCTTGTTGCCCATCCACGGCACGAAGGCATCGTTGAAGTAGAACAGGTTGTCCGGGCCCCACGAGATCCACAGCGGTTCGGGGCAGTCGAGCATCATCGTCAGCACGGTGCGAAGCTCTTGCGGTGCCGCCTCGGCCAATCCCGCATGAACCCAGTCGCTGTCCTGGAGCAGGCGATAGGCTTGGGACTCGGGCGAAGACACCGGTAGATCGCAATGCCGCATGTGAAGACCTGTTTAGCGCGATATCACAGGGTAAGCGGAAACCGTTGACGGTGCGTGACGGCTGCGCTGCACGCTTGTACCCTCTGTGGGTTGCTGCCCATGCAACCCACAGAGGTGAGGCAGTAGGAGACAGGCTCAGCGCCGGTCCGTCTGCTGGCACGCTTTCAAGGCCCGGTCGTCACGCTCAGGTCGATGGACTTTGGGTTATCGGCCATCGCGATGTAGCTGCAGATCATCTGCCGCAGCAGCAAGGACGGGTTCTGGTTCAACCGCCATGCCGCCAGGCGGAACTGATAGAGCACTACCGGGCTCAGCTCCACCTTGATCGCAACGCGGCGGTTCACCGCGTACAGGATGCCTTCGAGGTTCACATCAGGCTCCCGTTGGGACAGATGGGCAGGCGGTCCGCTTCCACCATGGTGT
This portion of the Stenotrophomonas aracearum genome encodes:
- a CDS encoding ATP-binding protein codes for the protein MSSPESQAYRLLQDSDWVHAGLAEAAPQELRTVLTMMLDCPEPLWISWGPDNLFYFNDAFVPWMGNKLAGAMATPVRIVWHDVWDELGGAIADAMAGTHRSFRNLRVFMDRDGTRRETFWTFSYSPIRVADGTVGGILCVVSDQTEFVSERNEHSRQVEAISEEARQAHAELVRAREQLRQSQKLEAIGQLTGGVAHDFNNLLQVISGSVDMLRYGIPRDERQRRHIEAIGAAADRATSLVSHLLSFSRRQTLSPQVFELGNGVERLGDIIRTLLGGRVGLELELPDEPLHVLLDKTQLDTALINLAVNARDAIPEHGTVRVCVRRVEAMPSVRFAPPLKGAFAAVSVSDDGCGIEEAVMSQVFDPFFTTKGVGEGTGLGLSQVFGFVKQSEGEVDVTSTVGKGSTFVLYLPLTNQALAVDDASGAQSLQDARGLNVLVVEDNVDVAEFAVSALRELGCGVCLARNGDDALVELEKNHARYHVVFSDVVMPGISGLELAKTLRGLYPDLHVVLTSGYSELLARETDHGFALLRKPYTLGDLAAAIRPPARAAHLALNGEPTDEVWRTLS